The DNA region GAATTTCTAGAGCAAGCAACCGATACGTTTGTAGTCACGACGGACGAACAATATGTTCGGCTGGCGGCACAATTGCCAGCGGACGTGGTCATTGTCGCTAAGTGCGCGGAATTCCCGCGCCTGGGAGAAGTGCTGGTGTTGGGACGGAAAACAACCGTGGCTCAGCGCGACGAGGGCCAGACGAAGTGATGCAGTTCTAGGCTGCACGGCGGGATTTTGCGACGGGTTGTTGGGACGCAGTTTCGGCTGCCACCGGCGCCCCAATAAATTGGGGAGCAGCGGGCCGCAAATAACGCCACCAAATGGCGCCCAGCTCTGACACGGCCTTGAAAAAATCTCCCCGCTTCAACTTTGAGCCCGTTACATCTTCCCAATCATCGAGCGGCATTTCATAAACGATTTCAGGCAGGCAAGGTTGCATGGCGCCAAGCCGCATTCGAATCAGACGGGCCAATAACTCCACATCGAAAATCCAACGTGAATCGAACGGTTGCGAAAATGCGGCCAATATTTCCGATGTAGTTCGAAACAGCTTGGCGCCACACTGCGTGTCGTAAAATCGAACTCCTAACGCAACCGATGTTACTCTTGCAAATACTCGACCCAGCCATCGGCGCAGCGGCTGACGGCGGATGGCGTGTCCCAACAATGGTATTCTGGTCCCCATTACCAGGGCGATTTCCGGCCGGCGCTGCTGCACGCGGATAAAATCAGGAATGGCCAGCAACGGGGTGGCTAAATCTGCGTCCCAATATCCGATGTAGTCTGGTTGCTTTTGCGCTGCCTGCAACACACCTTGGCGTACTGCTTCGGCCTTCCCACCATTCTGAGCCAGATCCAAAACTTCAAAGTGCAGCGGGTCCAGCGCAGCCAGTTGTTGCAACAATGACAACGTAACATCGGTGCTGCCGTCATTGACGAACAGGAACCGTACTTCGGTGTGGCTGTTGGCGAACCTTCGAAATTGTTCGATCTGGAGTCGCTGGGCTTCGTTGTGACACGGAACCACGATTGTCGTACTGGGCATGGGGCATCCTTCTCGGGGAGAAGATAGCTGGTTCAATTTGCCGATCTGCAACTTGCTAGCGTTCACCAATTAAATTTTGCAAGCTTAGTGGAAAGGCGGCCACCAACTAGACCCGCTGGTTCTGCTTGCCGGTTTTTCTGTCGGTGGCTGTGGCTGCGTATTACCAAGTTGCTGTTGATTGGCAAGCGGAGGTGGCGGCACGGTGACATAAGTGGACAGAAATCGTGGCCAGTAGCCGTCCAATTCGTGCATACATTCGGCCAACTTTCCCGATTGGAGTTGGAAATCAGCCAAGGCCACGATTTTGCCGAGTTGACCAAGCTCGGTATCGGTGAATGCCAGGTCAAACAATTGGACATCGTCGATCCAAACGCGTCCTGGACCTACTAAGTCAAATCTAACTCGAAGTTTATCCAGCCCAGTTGCCGGCAAATCGTCGATTTGTAATTGGAAGCGTGACCATTGTTCACCGTGAGCACAGATGGGATTAGACTCGCGTCCAACTGTTGCGGACCGATAGTAAAGCCTGCCGTCCAAAGTTCCTTCCAGTGCTAACCACAAATTGGGTTGTTGGCGGGGATCTTCAATCCGCAGCCATACCGAAATGCTTAACCGCCCCGTTGCCGGAGGGGAAAATGTATCGCTATGAAGCGCAATGCCCCGGCCATCCGATTCCAACCGTGCGGCTTGCTTTCCAAGCGGCTTGCCTTGCATTGGGGGACCCTCGGGATCCAGGATTAGGCTGCCTCCACTGGGATTTACGAGCGACCAGCCGGGAATTTGCCCAGCCTTGGCGGGCAATTCAAAGCTGGGATTTGCCAATACTTGCAGTGCCGGTTGGTTCACCAGCATTGCTTTCCGCTCTAATAGTTCATGCACTTGGTTGTCGAGCCAGGGCTTTAAGTGGCTGTCGTCCAATGTGATTTGGGCGTCCCTAACATGTACGTCGGGCGCCAAAAATCGCACGGCGATAAGATCGAAAGGTTCCATCATGAGCGTCCAATTGTTGCCCGACAGGGTTGGTAAGCGGCGCTGCCCGCTCAGCTCCTCAATGCGGCAACCTGGCGGGATGTCGAGCCCCAGGCGGACGGTGACCGGCCATTCGGAATCGTTTAACACGTAAGCGTAAGTACTGTTGTCTCGAGCCAGAGTCCGGATGGTCACTGGCTGGGAGGATTGCGTAAATGTTTCAAATTTCCCTACCGGCAAGCGACGAAAAGCTGCAAAGAGATCAGTGAGCGAATCTTCCTGTCCCAAAGGCATCAACCATCCGCCGTCAAAAATGAAATCGACGTCAGACGTCGCCAGGGCGTGCACGAATCGTTGGCGATTGCGACGATCAGCCGGCGAGAGTTCCGCGTACAAATCTTCGGCGCAAGTTTTATCTTTTCCAAACGGGCTTTTGGCATCGAACGACGATAATCGCGCCTGTTGCGGTTTGTGCAAAAACAGCGCGCCGGATGTCGTCATACCACGAAATTGCTCATCAAGATCATTTGTTCGATTCAATTCCAAATCAACGCCTTGTGTGGCCAGCGATCCTGGGGGTTCCAAGCGATCTGGACGCAACAGCACCAGGCCGCGCTGATCGCGAAGTAAGTCGGCTCGAATTCCCAAACTCAACAGCACTTGATCCATGGACGCTTTGGCAGGCAGTGAAGGCCTTAGCAAGCGTTGAGATTCCGGAGCGTCAAACAAATTTGTGGCGGTCAAATAGAACATGCCATCCGGGCGAACTGACGTAAGCTCTTTTTGCAATCGCATATAGAAGTCGGCTAATTTTGCAGCCCGCCATTTTAGCCAGGCTTCACGCTTCGGATTTACGACATCGTTGCGCTCCGGCCGGGCAAAGAATTCCGCACGTTGGGAGAAACGTGTGTCGCCGGCAGCTGGCACCTGTATGCCGGTATCGCGCTGGAAGCAGGCGATGGTGTTGTCATCGAGCCCCCACATTTCGCCAGGCATTTGCGTGTAGCTATCGGCGGAAAGTTCGATTGCCAGGCCCGCGAACGAGGGATGTTGGTTGTAACGTTGCACCAATTCGCGCACCACGGCGAGCATCGCTTCCTGTACGTGCTCGTTCAAAGGATTGTAATAGGGGGCTATTCCGCGGCGCAGTGCGGGTTTGTCAGATGGAGGGAACTTTTCGGTATAGATTTCTCCCTCGGAACCAATGAGTTGAATTCCCACGGCGTCGGTCCCACCACCCCGCAATCGGTTTTCCAATTCTGGTAAAGGCGCCGCAAATTGCAGATTGGGGATCAATTTTAGCCCCTCGCGGTCAAAAATACGGAAGATTAATTCCAGGGCGTCCTTTCGAGCCGGGTCTTGCGCCGTTTCAAAAAATGCCCCCTTGTCAAATCGGGTTGTTGGCTCGATAAGAGTGCTGGGGTAAATCGTACTGCCTTCCGCCATCACCGTAAGCATTTGCCCGCCTAAGCCGATATAGTTCATATATTCTGCCAGTCGAACCGCGCCATCATAGAAGGTTTGCCAGTCACCGAGACTCCGGCCACTGGCGACATCGAGCGATTCTGGTGCGCCAAAGCTCTCCGCGATCAACGGTCGCGCTAGGTAACCACCCAGCAGACGTTCTGGCAGCGTTACGTCTACGAAAGGAGCACGAGGTAACCTGCCTGGCCCAGCCAATACACGGATTTTTCCAAAAACAGCCGGAAGATCTTCGCGGCGATTGCTCAACAGCACAATCGGGTTTTTCGTGCGTGGCCAGAAGATCAACCGGTGCCGTTGCCACTTTGCTGGCGCCGGAATGGATTCGTCGACAAGGTATACTCCCGAATCCAATCCGATCGGCAAAACGGCCCCGGCGGCGTTTGGTTCGACAATGCTGATTCCCAATGTTTGTGGAACATCGCTCGGGTATTCCACTTCTAAAATGTGGGGCGCACCGGGTCGGTTGATTGTCAAAGGATAGGCCTGCCAATGAACTTCCCCCGAATTGCCGTTCGGGGGTATCAGCACGCCCGAACCCAGTGCCTTTTGCCATGGCTGTAAAGCCACGTTGCCGAAATTTGCTTGACCCAAGCTGGGTAAAATTGAAGATGAGACAAATCGCTCGTACCAATGTGGGTTGGCTGGGTCGATTTCCATGATCGGGGTCCAAGCAGCATTCACGTCGGGCGGAGCTGGCAATGACCGATCTTTAACCACTATAAATTGCACATGCCGTTCCGCGATCGGTTTGGGCTTGGTCCACCGCAACGCAGGAGGTTCGAACGCCTCGATAACCACATCGTAGACACCTTCATTAGGTGGTACTTTGAATTCCCAATGAATGCTGACGGGAACTGTTTCTTCCGCCGTGGTTTTGACGCCTTGTTCCTGGCTGCCTAACTCGGTTGTTCCTCCGGCCGACAACAGTTGCGCCCGCAGCTCGACGGCGGTCCCCGCGGCACAAGGCAGCAACTTCGGTTCGACGTCAAGCCGCAACGTATCCCCAGGTGAGAAAACCAGATGATCTTGCAGCAATTTAACTCGCAGCATATCTCCTGGCGCACGGCGAACCAGTAATCGATTTCCCGATTTATCGAGTTCTCGATTCAGCGGCTTGCTAACTAAATCCGAAAGCGACGTTTCGGTGACGACAGGAACCGAGCCCGGTTCCAGCGAGTCGCTAAATTGAAGTTTCAACGTGGCATTCAGGGGCGCGGTCACCAATACATCAAGACCATCGTACGACCGCAAGCTGCGCTCATGAATTTCTACGTGATTGCCCTCCGACCAGATTGAACCGGGCTCGTCAGCTTCGATGCCCAAGGGTCGAACCTGCGAGAGCGTTCCCTGGTCGATCGAAATTTCGCCTTGCCACTGCCGGGGTCGGTCGACGCTGTGCCCCCATTCAATTCGCAACTGTACCGTTGGATCCGCCAAGGCGGACGCAACTTGCCAACAAAAAACTAAGATTCCGATGGCGCAACGAAACCAGCATCTTAAGTCGGGGTTTGGCGCGCGGAATCGGCGCTCTGCACAGGCAACGACTTGTCGCCGTGCAAGTTCACTGTCGATGCTCGGACTTCCTTGTCCGACCATGGGGAGCCCAGGTGGGTCGATTTGTCCCGTGAAAACATTCCCGGAATGGTTTCCGGAAAAAAGGAGGCGGATTATAAGGGATAAGTGTTCTCAAACCCAGGCCGGATCAAGCACTTGCGCCAAGTGCTAGCGGCAGTTTTCCGGACAAACCAATTCCTTTTTTTCCACCTGTGACATACAGCAAAAACTTTTATGAAGTGCAGAATTCAGTCTATGGCCGAGGTGGCAATTGCGGGAACTTGGCGATAGCTACTAAGGGTCTGGGGACAAAAGCGCCTCGGCTAGGACGATAGTCCCATTTTGCTGCGAAGACTACGAAAATTGGACAGTTCCCGGCGTTTTGTCCCCATGCCCTAAAAGTCAGCAGTTATTTCGTCCGGAAGTTTTGCTAGCATAGCTGGCGAGCCGGACTGGCAAGCCAGTGTGAATTGGGTCATAGCGGCTTCCATTTTTTCCTTAATTTCTGGGCAGCGGTCGGAAACTTCATTCACTTCAAGCCAATCGTCAGGTTTAACAAAGAGCTCGGATCGATGCGAGAGTTGTGCGGTTGCATCTTCTTCAGAAGCGTGCTCTGGATCAGCGCCCACGCAATTTGAAAGACGAAGCGACCAAAAAGGGGTGATAAATACTCTTTGATTTGGCGGAGCGACAACGCAGGCTCGATCGAAGGTTGCCAAATGTTTGCCGCCAGAAAGCGGCAAAAGCGAGCGTCCAAAGCCAATTTCGGTAGCGGCGCCGCTCGAGAGTACACGGTTATCCATCGGCAACGAATGATTTAATCCGCAGTAATCAAGGATTGTGGCTGGTAGATCTGCCGGCTGAACAAGTTGTGGCAAGTGGCCCGGACTGCCTGTGCCAACCGGGATCCGAATGAACCACGGTACATGAGTCAATTCTGAGTACAATGACTCATCGCATGGGCCCACTCGATCATGTTCGCCCAAAGGAAATCCTCGCAGCGA from Pirellulales bacterium includes:
- a CDS encoding glycosyltransferase gives rise to the protein MPSTTIVVPCHNEAQRLQIEQFRRFANSHTEVRFLFVNDGSTDVTLSLLQQLAALDPLHFEVLDLAQNGGKAEAVRQGVLQAAQKQPDYIGYWDADLATPLLAIPDFIRVQQRRPEIALVMGTRIPLLGHAIRRQPLRRWLGRVFARVTSVALGVRFYDTQCGAKLFRTTSEILAAFSQPFDSRWIFDVELLARLIRMRLGAMQPCLPEIVYEMPLDDWEDVTGSKLKRGDFFKAVSELGAIWWRYLRPAAPQFIGAPVAAETASQQPVAKSRRAA